In Arthrobacter sp. Marseille-P9274, the following are encoded in one genomic region:
- a CDS encoding response regulator produces MTKQDGISGLRVLVVEDDYWVAATLVEIISEAGAEIVGPVDCVRDALAALDSSPHVASLDVQLGSETSFPIADELDRRGVPFIFATGAASMIPAAHASRPTFHKPASRELLIGALSGALNPA; encoded by the coding sequence ATGACTAAACAAGACGGGATCAGCGGCCTTCGCGTGCTGGTTGTCGAAGATGATTATTGGGTCGCGGCTACGCTGGTTGAGATAATATCTGAAGCCGGCGCGGAAATCGTCGGCCCTGTCGATTGCGTGCGGGATGCCCTCGCGGCGCTGGACTCGTCGCCTCATGTCGCCAGCCTCGATGTGCAACTTGGCTCCGAAACCTCGTTCCCGATCGCGGACGAACTGGACCGTCGCGGCGTGCCCTTCATCTTCGCCACGGGTGCGGCCAGCATGATCCCGGCTGCCCACGCCTCACGCCCGACCTTCCACAAGCCCGCTTCGCGCGAGCTGCTGATCGGGGCGCTTTCTGGCGCGCTCAACCCTGCCTAA
- a CDS encoding GGDEF domain-containing protein, whose protein sequence is MNSHLPVGRLADRLHSLPRERAWFAILLSVTALALADAHFSRMGLAPLYIPIVCAACWALGSRAGYLVAIVAAVLAVVPHLAELPGLSPALLGARMAVRAVTYVFVAAIVLSFRRSFDREHHLAARDRMTDALNKETFRERVIHRLDLAVPARQSFLLAILDLDDFKGLNNRHGHVAGDEVLRTFAQGARGIIRREDDFGRIGGDEFAFLLPVHSAEEAVYFARSLHKRLSSVLAGTPHPVTCSMGALLIQPETPRDEPSLMHAVDQLMYAVKRAGKNAVEIGRAATDRAPDTPVPSRLRVPIEACL, encoded by the coding sequence GTGAATAGTCATCTGCCTGTCGGCCGCCTCGCCGATCGCCTTCATTCCCTGCCGCGTGAGCGCGCCTGGTTCGCGATCCTCCTCAGCGTCACGGCGCTGGCGCTGGCGGACGCACATTTTTCCCGGATGGGTCTCGCGCCGCTCTATATCCCGATCGTCTGCGCCGCCTGCTGGGCGTTGGGAAGCCGTGCTGGCTATCTGGTGGCGATCGTTGCGGCGGTCCTCGCCGTCGTGCCGCATCTCGCCGAACTTCCAGGGCTCTCCCCCGCCCTGCTCGGGGCAAGGATGGCCGTGCGCGCCGTCACCTATGTTTTCGTCGCCGCCATTGTTCTCAGCTTCCGCCGGTCCTTCGACCGAGAGCACCACCTGGCGGCACGCGACCGCATGACCGATGCGCTCAACAAGGAGACGTTCCGCGAGCGCGTGATCCATCGTCTCGATCTAGCGGTGCCTGCCCGACAATCCTTCCTGCTCGCGATCCTTGATCTCGACGACTTCAAGGGCCTCAATAACCGCCACGGCCATGTTGCGGGCGACGAGGTGCTGCGCACCTTCGCACAGGGCGCGCGGGGGATCATCCGGCGTGAGGATGATTTCGGCCGAATCGGCGGCGACGAGTTCGCCTTTCTGCTTCCCGTCCATTCGGCCGAGGAAGCGGTGTATTTCGCTCGCTCGCTTCACAAGCGCCTGTCATCGGTTCTGGCCGGCACGCCTCATCCGGTGACGTGCAGCATGGGCGCGCTGCTGATTCAGCCCGAGACCCCGCGTGACGAACCCTCGTTGATGCACGCGGTCGATCAGCTCATGTACGCGGTCAAGCGCGCTGGGAAGAACGCCGTGGAGATCGGTCGCGCGGCGACAGATCGAGCCCCGGACACCCCTGTTCCGTCAAGGCTCCGGGTTCCCATCGAGGCATGTCTATGA
- a CDS encoding cupredoxin domain-containing protein, which translates to MRSLSLAVCGLLLAGPGFAQSPNWLNARTIEIDMKNFAFVPATITLQRGVPYRLRFVNTAGGGHNFVAKAFFEQASIAPASRSTINKGEVDLGGGESGDVRLVVNRIGTYDVHCSHFMHSIFGMKGKIVVR; encoded by the coding sequence ATGCGCTCGCTAAGCCTCGCTGTTTGCGGCCTTCTTCTCGCGGGGCCTGGCTTTGCTCAATCGCCGAACTGGTTGAACGCCCGGACGATCGAAATCGACATGAAGAATTTCGCTTTCGTTCCAGCCACGATCACGCTTCAACGCGGTGTTCCCTACCGCTTGCGCTTTGTTAACACGGCAGGGGGCGGCCACAATTTTGTCGCCAAGGCCTTTTTCGAGCAAGCCAGTATTGCCCCTGCCAGCCGGTCGACGATCAACAAGGGTGAGGTCGATCTGGGAGGCGGAGAAAGCGGGGACGTGCGCCTGGTTGTCAACCGGATCGGAACCTACGACGTGCATTGTTCGCACTTCATGCACTCGATTTTCGGCATGAAAGGCAAGATCGTCGTCCGGTGA
- a CDS encoding globin domain-containing protein → MSKPLSPETMALVKATAPALQQHGVEITTRMYQRLFVDPEIKALFDMAAHESGAQPKRLAAAILAFAQNVDKLDVLKPAIERIAARHVETHIKPEHYPAVANALLPAIRDILGEAATDEVLNAWGEAYL, encoded by the coding sequence ATGTCCAAACCGCTCTCCCCCGAAACAATGGCTTTGGTGAAAGCTACGGCGCCTGCGCTCCAGCAGCACGGCGTGGAGATTACCACGCGCATGTATCAGCGCCTGTTCGTCGATCCGGAGATCAAGGCGCTGTTTGACATGGCCGCGCACGAATCCGGCGCGCAGCCTAAGCGGCTAGCGGCCGCGATCCTCGCCTTCGCGCAGAACGTCGACAAGCTCGACGTGCTGAAACCCGCGATCGAACGCATCGCCGCGCGCCATGTCGAGACCCATATCAAGCCCGAACATTATCCTGCGGTCGCCAATGCGCTGTTGCCGGCGATCCGCGACATATTGGGCGAGGCGGCAACCGATGAGGTTCTGAACGCCTGGGGCGAGGCCTACTTGTAG
- a CDS encoding MgtC/SapB family protein: MTYLTENIPWWLDIARILLAGLLGAIIGWQREHHGREAGIRTYMAASLGACAFGLVSNAIGDQGRISAGIVTGVGFIGAGIILRDAGRVTGLTTAATLWASAAVGLSAAYGIYHLAVITALMLLLILELPRMPGWTRVSHRARLHVHHSDSDDEPTR, encoded by the coding sequence TTGACGTATCTTACGGAAAACATTCCCTGGTGGCTTGATATAGCGCGCATCCTACTGGCAGGGTTGCTGGGTGCCATAATTGGCTGGCAACGTGAGCACCACGGCAGGGAAGCCGGAATCCGAACCTACATGGCTGCTTCGCTAGGAGCCTGCGCCTTCGGACTTGTGTCGAACGCCATCGGGGACCAAGGTCGCATCTCTGCGGGAATTGTTACTGGAGTAGGATTCATTGGCGCCGGCATCATCCTGCGCGACGCTGGGCGCGTGACGGGGCTCACAACGGCAGCTACGCTCTGGGCGTCTGCAGCGGTCGGGTTAAGCGCCGCGTACGGGATCTATCATCTGGCTGTCATAACCGCTCTGATGCTTCTTTTGATCCTTGAGCTGCCTCGCATGCCTGGGTGGACGCGGGTTTCGCACCGAGCCCGCTTGCATGTACACCATTCGGATTCCGACGACGAACCTACTCGATGA
- a CDS encoding glycosyltransferase, producing the protein MSIQMRIVDVNEYYCPTGGGVRTYIDRKMRLLADLGHELIVIAPGHENRLEHRPGGGRVFWVAAPRLPFDRSYGMFWDGAPVTALLDELNPDVVETSSPFRPAWIVANWRAPAAKVFFAHNDHMTAYAQRWVGRLASRQKVESWFGWYTRYLAHFLDRFDAFVTNGRTLDRWYSGRGLQVDAPLPLGVEGGVFAPHLRDEQLRAALLGECHLPPCAHLLIGVGRHHPEKRWPMVIDAVEQAGQSAPIGLILLGDGVDRPKIFSRVAGNPHIRLFKPIFERERFASVLASADALVHGSDTEPFGLVALEAIASGLPLIVPNEGGSAEFAAPSHSESYNARDAKSCAAAILRLLARDSVQLRSATLDAAGRVRTDLDHLIDLLDYYNQLLLRRSIS; encoded by the coding sequence GTGTCGATTCAAATGCGGATCGTTGATGTCAATGAGTACTACTGCCCGACAGGAGGTGGGGTTCGAACGTACATCGACCGGAAAATGCGACTCCTGGCTGATCTTGGTCACGAACTTATTGTCATCGCACCCGGCCATGAGAATCGTCTCGAACACCGCCCCGGCGGGGGGCGCGTTTTCTGGGTAGCCGCACCCCGCCTTCCGTTCGACCGAAGCTACGGGATGTTCTGGGATGGGGCTCCGGTAACGGCACTGCTCGATGAACTAAATCCCGACGTCGTCGAGACAAGCTCGCCGTTTCGCCCCGCATGGATCGTCGCCAACTGGAGAGCGCCCGCGGCTAAAGTCTTCTTCGCACACAATGACCATATGACTGCCTACGCGCAGCGTTGGGTGGGACGACTGGCCTCGCGGCAAAAAGTTGAGAGTTGGTTTGGGTGGTACACCCGCTACCTTGCTCACTTCCTCGACAGGTTCGATGCCTTTGTCACGAATGGCAGGACGCTCGACCGTTGGTATTCCGGCCGCGGACTTCAGGTCGATGCACCGCTTCCGCTCGGCGTGGAAGGCGGCGTTTTCGCCCCGCATCTTCGAGATGAACAACTACGGGCAGCGCTACTGGGCGAGTGCCACCTTCCACCTTGTGCGCATTTACTTATCGGGGTCGGGAGGCATCACCCGGAGAAGCGCTGGCCGATGGTTATTGATGCGGTTGAACAAGCCGGCCAATCGGCACCTATTGGGCTCATCCTCCTTGGCGACGGCGTCGATCGACCCAAAATCTTCAGCCGCGTCGCTGGCAATCCCCACATCCGGCTGTTTAAGCCGATCTTCGAGCGTGAGCGATTTGCATCCGTGTTGGCCAGCGCAGATGCGCTCGTGCACGGATCGGATACCGAACCTTTTGGTCTCGTTGCCTTAGAAGCCATCGCGTCAGGGCTGCCGTTGATTGTTCCTAACGAGGGAGGGTCAGCGGAATTTGCAGCACCAAGCCATTCCGAATCCTATAATGCGCGTGACGCGAAATCCTGCGCAGCGGCGATCCTGCGCCTGTTGGCGCGGGATTCCGTACAGTTACGTTCGGCAACCCTGGATGCAGCAGGAAGAGTTCGTACGGATCTCGATCACCTAATTGATCTACTGGATTATTATAATCAGCTACTCTTACGACGATCGATTTCATGA
- a CDS encoding CDP-alcohol phosphatidyltransferase family protein: MPASITPDRLTAIGMIGATMVFGGYIASNLGHLWLLLSLAGYVVQWFGDSMDGSLARYRKIERPSYGYFIDHSCDGMANLLIVARIGLSPYVTMNIAMVALAGYLLMSVHTFLAARVMGELRLSYLAMGPTELRLFLILLTIAMMAIEPGGDRIWTIPALDALVGFIGAALICLFIVQTLLVARTLARVDSNADR, from the coding sequence ATGCCTGCTTCCATCACGCCGGATCGCCTGACCGCCATCGGCATGATTGGAGCCACAATGGTTTTTGGCGGCTACATTGCGAGCAATCTTGGCCACCTTTGGTTACTTTTGTCCCTCGCCGGCTATGTCGTTCAATGGTTTGGGGACTCAATGGACGGAAGCCTCGCGCGGTATCGTAAGATCGAGCGCCCCTCCTACGGATACTTCATCGATCACAGTTGTGACGGGATGGCAAATCTGCTGATCGTGGCCAGGATCGGCCTTTCCCCGTACGTGACCATGAACATCGCCATGGTCGCGCTGGCCGGTTACCTCTTGATGTCGGTTCACACATTCCTCGCGGCGCGAGTGATGGGCGAATTGCGACTGTCCTATCTCGCAATGGGTCCTACCGAGCTTCGCCTTTTCCTGATCCTGTTGACGATTGCGATGATGGCAATCGAGCCCGGCGGAGACCGTATCTGGACGATACCGGCACTAGACGCTCTGGTAGGATTCATCGGCGCCGCGCTGATTTGCCTATTTATAGTGCAAACCTTGCTAGTGGCTAGAACACTTGCTCGTGTCGATTCAAATGCGGATCGTTGA
- a CDS encoding RNA polymerase sigma factor, translating to MPPDVPARVPLPIAMPDDAFGAALIEQAAALSAYARRLTGGGADADDLLQDTMLRCWTARASFAAGTSLAAWARTVMKNSFLTGRRRARFHADLPEEARDRMLRVDETQSLAVWLRDTDWALSELPIHQREAVLLASQGVSIEDGAAQLGIAPGTFKSRIARGRTRLRALIEERSTPLLADRTGRDTLPSAAKRPIHLRKRRDWRGVKIG from the coding sequence ATGCCGCCCGATGTGCCTGCCCGTGTTCCCTTGCCGATCGCCATGCCCGATGATGCGTTCGGAGCAGCGCTGATCGAGCAGGCGGCGGCGCTAAGCGCCTATGCGCGGCGACTGACTGGAGGGGGTGCCGATGCCGACGACCTTCTGCAGGACACCATGCTCAGGTGCTGGACCGCGCGCGCCAGCTTCGCGGCGGGAACAAGCCTCGCCGCCTGGGCGCGGACCGTGATGAAGAACAGCTTTCTCACCGGTCGCCGCCGCGCCCGCTTTCATGCCGACCTGCCCGAAGAGGCGCGCGACCGCATGCTACGGGTGGACGAGACCCAGAGCCTCGCCGTCTGGCTGCGGGATACGGATTGGGCGCTCAGCGAACTCCCGATCCACCAACGCGAGGCGGTGCTGCTGGCGAGCCAAGGCGTGTCCATCGAGGATGGCGCGGCGCAGCTCGGCATTGCCCCAGGCACATTCAAGAGCCGCATCGCACGCGGGCGGACTCGGCTGCGCGCCCTCATCGAGGAGCGATCGACGCCGCTGCTGGCCGACAGGACCGGCCGCGATACGCTCCCGTCAGCGGCCAAGCGGCCCATCCACCTGCGGAAAAGGCGGGACTGGCGGGGCGTCAAGATCGGCTGA
- a CDS encoding sensor histidine kinase: protein MVDTETRIRELEHRFRNILTVVRSLVSQSLQAADSIEDARSTIDERLEALGNATEQLLSHNWQAAPLPALAENALGHFTLYAERLRLDGPTVTIGPRAAMTLTLAFHELATNAIKYGALSNEAGTIELTWKVLDSGTEAELWMQWAERGGPPVVRPERRGFGSRLICTAVSRSLRGRAEMEFPASGVVWTLLAPLAAVEL from the coding sequence ATGGTCGATACTGAAACCCGGATTCGTGAGCTTGAGCATCGGTTCAGGAACATTCTCACTGTCGTTCGTTCCCTTGTCAGCCAGAGCTTGCAGGCGGCCGATTCGATCGAAGACGCCCGATCGACCATTGACGAGCGATTGGAGGCGCTGGGCAACGCGACCGAGCAGCTTCTATCCCACAACTGGCAGGCGGCGCCCCTGCCCGCGCTGGCGGAAAATGCGCTGGGCCACTTCACCCTCTACGCGGAGCGGCTTCGCCTCGACGGCCCCACGGTCACGATCGGCCCCAGGGCGGCGATGACGTTGACCCTCGCCTTTCACGAGCTGGCGACGAACGCGATCAAATATGGGGCCCTGTCCAATGAGGCGGGCACGATCGAGCTGACATGGAAGGTGCTGGATTCGGGCACCGAAGCCGAGCTTTGGATGCAATGGGCCGAACGGGGTGGCCCGCCAGTCGTCAGGCCCGAGCGGCGGGGCTTTGGGTCGCGGCTGATATGCACGGCCGTGAGCCGCAGCTTGCGCGGCCGTGCCGAGATGGAGTTTCCCGCCTCGGGCGTCGTGTGGACCTTGCTCGCTCCTCTGGCTGCGGTCGAGCTATGA
- a CDS encoding TonB-dependent siderophore receptor, translated as MRNLGIGTALGFGLLTVPAMAQDQFLPGPGSTSQTIIVTGVRDGYQIDATSTATRTPTELNDVPQAVSIITETQIDDQAMRSIADVLRYVPGAVISQGEGHRDQIILRGNSSTADFFVDGLRDDVQYYRGLYNAERIEVLKGPNAMIFGRGGGGGVINRVTKRPVANAFISGSGSADTYGAWYVDADISQPLSESVSTRMNAVYEEFRNNRDFYDGRRVAINPTVALSLGGATRIDLGFEYNSDKRTIDRGVPSAVQGSLTSPSRPLTGARDTFFGVPGFNVSDFEAKVLNGRVEHRFSDNLTLTSRVLYGDYDKLYRNAFPVTPVTSRGGVQSVGLEAYSDPTTRKNLLNQNDLVWRVTTGPVRHVLLAGFEISDQRTRNQRINGFFGGGDIVNGGRRVFVGLADPITVPPVTLRTTPNTGYRSIRTNADAAAFYVQDQISIGDHVDLIGGVRRDRFTLNVDDLVAGQSYRRTDTLWSPRLGVVLKPVQPVSIYASYSRSFLPQSGDQFSSLDVTSAALEPERFDNYELGLKWDIRPTLNLTAAIYQLDRTNTRAADPNDPARTVLTGAQRSKGLELGLSGAITPQWQISAGYALQDATIRKTTSAAPAGREVPLVPKQQASLWTRYDLTPRLGAGAGVYHQSKSFTSISNTAILPAFTRVDAAAFFKLTPQIEAQINVENLLNSDYFSSAYNDNNIMPGAPTTVRATVRMRL; from the coding sequence GTGAGAAATCTTGGTATTGGAACTGCACTCGGCTTCGGGCTGCTCACCGTCCCGGCAATGGCTCAAGACCAGTTCCTGCCGGGACCCGGCAGCACCTCGCAAACGATCATCGTGACCGGCGTCCGCGACGGCTATCAGATCGATGCGACCAGCACCGCCACGCGCACACCGACCGAGCTCAACGATGTCCCCCAAGCGGTCTCGATCATCACGGAAACGCAGATCGACGACCAGGCGATGCGCTCTATTGCCGATGTACTACGCTATGTCCCCGGCGCCGTAATCTCTCAAGGTGAGGGACACCGCGATCAGATCATCCTGCGCGGGAACAGCAGCACCGCAGACTTCTTCGTCGATGGCTTGCGGGACGACGTGCAATATTATCGCGGCCTCTACAATGCAGAGAGGATCGAGGTTCTGAAAGGTCCCAACGCGATGATCTTCGGGCGCGGCGGCGGCGGGGGCGTAATCAACCGCGTCACCAAGCGCCCTGTCGCCAACGCCTTCATCAGCGGCAGCGGTTCGGCGGACACATATGGCGCATGGTATGTCGACGCCGACATCAGTCAGCCACTCAGCGAGTCCGTCTCCACCCGGATGAACGCCGTTTACGAGGAGTTCCGAAACAATCGCGACTTCTATGACGGGCGCCGGGTTGCGATCAACCCGACCGTCGCGCTCTCGCTCGGCGGTGCGACTCGGATCGATCTGGGCTTCGAATATAACAGCGACAAGCGAACGATCGACCGAGGCGTCCCCTCGGCCGTTCAGGGCTCGCTGACGAGCCCGTCACGCCCGCTCACCGGCGCCCGCGACACCTTCTTCGGTGTGCCGGGATTCAACGTCAGCGATTTCGAGGCCAAGGTCCTGAATGGGCGCGTCGAGCACCGCTTCAGCGACAATCTGACCCTGACCAGTCGGGTCCTGTATGGTGATTACGACAAGCTCTATCGGAACGCCTTTCCGGTCACCCCGGTCACGTCGCGCGGCGGCGTCCAGAGCGTCGGCCTCGAAGCGTATAGCGATCCCACGACACGCAAGAACCTGCTCAACCAGAACGACCTTGTTTGGAGGGTCACCACTGGACCCGTCCGCCACGTGCTGCTCGCTGGCTTCGAAATTAGCGACCAGCGCACGCGCAACCAGCGGATCAACGGCTTTTTCGGGGGTGGTGATATCGTCAACGGGGGGCGGCGCGTCTTTGTCGGGTTGGCCGACCCGATCACGGTGCCGCCGGTCACGCTGCGCACCACTCCCAATACCGGCTACCGGTCAATCCGCACGAACGCCGACGCCGCCGCCTTCTATGTGCAGGACCAGATCTCGATCGGCGACCATGTCGATCTGATCGGCGGCGTTCGCCGCGACCGCTTCACGCTTAACGTCGACGACCTGGTTGCCGGGCAGAGCTATCGCCGGACCGACACGCTTTGGTCTCCCCGCCTGGGCGTGGTGCTCAAGCCGGTGCAACCTGTCTCGATATACGCCAGCTATAGCCGGTCCTTCCTGCCGCAGTCGGGGGATCAATTCTCATCGCTCGATGTCACCAGCGCCGCGCTGGAGCCGGAGAGGTTCGACAATTACGAGCTTGGCCTCAAATGGGATATCCGCCCGACGCTGAACCTGACCGCCGCCATCTACCAGCTTGACCGCACCAACACCCGCGCGGCCGACCCCAATGACCCCGCACGGACGGTGCTCACGGGCGCGCAGCGCAGCAAAGGGCTCGAACTCGGCCTTAGCGGCGCGATCACACCCCAGTGGCAGATCAGCGCGGGCTATGCGCTGCAGGACGCGACAATTCGCAAAACGACGAGTGCCGCCCCGGCCGGGCGCGAGGTTCCGCTGGTTCCAAAACAGCAGGCTTCGCTCTGGACGCGTTACGACCTCACCCCACGCTTGGGGGCCGGCGCCGGTGTCTACCACCAGTCGAAAAGCTTCACGTCCATCAGCAACACCGCCATCCTGCCCGCCTTCACCCGCGTCGATGCCGCCGCATTCTTCAAGCTCACCCCCCAGATCGAGGCGCAAATCAACGTCGAGAATCTGCTTAACAGCGATTATTTCTCGTCCGCCTACAACGACAACAACATCATGCCCGGCGCGCCGACGACGGTGCGCGCAACGGTTAGAATGAGATTATAA
- a CDS encoding YgjV family protein: protein MSLFLDQTFASTGLAAILFGAVGLGCVVSWPLLPSRRGALMVQGAGAGAFALHFALIGAPTASAACLLSLMQLTVALVVRDRVAKLALDGATLLALLLLTVATWHGILSGLAACGGASSFIARTQRSTTRMKIVFLVAAPFWLAHNLLIGAPFALAVDLVSVAGNLLGLFAFWKREQRQADGPRSLSYPARLSPRHAFRSGHLSLGKLAISKRARALQGVQILT from the coding sequence ATGTCGCTTTTCCTCGATCAAACGTTTGCGAGCACCGGGTTAGCTGCGATCCTATTCGGGGCTGTTGGTCTCGGCTGCGTGGTGAGCTGGCCGCTCCTACCCTCGCGCCGGGGAGCGCTCATGGTGCAGGGCGCGGGCGCGGGCGCATTCGCGCTTCACTTCGCGCTGATCGGCGCGCCTACCGCTTCGGCCGCATGCCTTCTTTCCCTGATGCAGCTCACCGTCGCGCTGGTGGTTCGTGACCGGGTTGCCAAGCTCGCGCTCGACGGCGCGACGTTGCTCGCGCTGCTGTTGCTCACCGTGGCGACCTGGCATGGAATCCTGTCCGGCCTTGCCGCTTGCGGCGGTGCATCTTCTTTCATTGCGCGGACCCAGCGATCAACGACGCGGATGAAGATCGTCTTTCTCGTGGCCGCGCCCTTCTGGCTGGCCCACAATCTTCTCATTGGCGCACCGTTCGCCTTGGCCGTTGATCTTGTATCGGTCGCGGGGAATCTGCTCGGGCTTTTTGCCTTTTGGAAGCGGGAACAGCGTCAAGCGGACGGGCCGCGCAGCCTCAGCTATCCGGCGCGGCTTTCCCCACGTCACGCTTTCCGCTCTGGTCACCTTTCCCTCGGCAAACTCGCGATCTCAAAGCGCGCGCGCGCGTTACAGGGAGTCCAGATCCTCACATGA
- a CDS encoding VacJ family lipoprotein, whose protein sequence is MDLQRPGELFLSKGYELGTAIVAAALFLPPPVMLDQMAIVPVLFQETAPVGHVPQEVPAIGSEGEATSANPVEAPTPPSSPEEGLPIDIGAEQQTVEHNDIVVTARPGHAPGDPLQAVNAQAFAITQTVDKAVVAPVAMTYQRALPGSVRGAIRNFFNNLAEPVAFLNFLVQLKPGKAAETAGRFAINTTVGVAGMIDVARKKPFKLPRRSNGFANTLGYYGVKPGPFLFLPLIGPTTVRDLIGLGIDRMVLPSAFGQPFNQPTYTVPASIVGSLDYRVQFDSQLRELKDTPDPYAASRRNYLEGRQAEIDALHGRTSPQPITRRTLPVFP, encoded by the coding sequence GTGGACTTGCAACGCCCAGGTGAGCTCTTCCTGTCGAAAGGTTATGAGTTGGGCACTGCTATCGTGGCTGCGGCACTGTTTCTGCCTCCTCCAGTAATGCTGGATCAGATGGCGATCGTGCCGGTGCTTTTTCAAGAAACGGCACCTGTCGGCCATGTGCCGCAAGAGGTACCGGCTATAGGCTCCGAAGGCGAAGCAACGTCGGCAAACCCCGTTGAGGCTCCAACGCCACCGTCGTCACCGGAGGAAGGTTTGCCGATAGATATTGGCGCCGAGCAGCAGACGGTCGAACACAATGACATTGTGGTCACTGCTCGACCGGGTCATGCGCCGGGAGATCCGTTGCAAGCTGTCAACGCACAGGCATTTGCCATCACCCAGACCGTTGACAAGGCGGTCGTCGCGCCGGTGGCGATGACCTATCAACGCGCCTTGCCTGGTTCGGTTCGTGGGGCAATCCGCAATTTCTTCAATAATCTGGCTGAACCGGTTGCATTCCTCAATTTCCTCGTTCAGCTCAAACCCGGCAAGGCGGCCGAGACGGCCGGACGGTTTGCGATCAACACAACGGTCGGCGTCGCCGGGATGATCGATGTCGCCCGGAAAAAACCGTTCAAACTACCTCGTAGATCGAACGGCTTTGCCAACACACTGGGCTATTACGGCGTAAAGCCCGGCCCCTTTCTGTTCCTTCCGCTGATCGGCCCTACGACCGTCAGAGACCTCATCGGCCTTGGTATCGACCGAATGGTTCTTCCGTCGGCGTTCGGCCAGCCGTTCAACCAGCCCACCTACACGGTTCCAGCAAGCATCGTTGGGTCGCTTGATTACCGGGTCCAGTTCGACTCACAACTTCGCGAGTTGAAAGACACGCCGGACCCGTATGCTGCTTCGCGCAGGAACTATCTGGAAGGCCGCCAGGCGGAGATTGACGCTCTGCATGGGCGAACGTCACCGCAACCGATCACGCGCCGTACGCTCCCGGTTTTCCCATGA
- a CDS encoding WGR domain-containing protein: MNGANLSLPEPIELVAIDPARNIRRRYSITASLDLFGMIVVETRWGRIGAHGQAQRHAFADRAAADRHIAATLRRRGTAETRIGVPYEPVPTEV; this comes from the coding sequence ATGAATGGCGCGAACCTGTCCCTGCCCGAGCCGATCGAACTGGTGGCGATCGACCCGGCGCGCAACATCCGCCGGCGTTACAGCATCACCGCAAGCCTCGATCTTTTCGGCATGATCGTTGTAGAAACCCGCTGGGGCCGGATCGGCGCACACGGCCAAGCCCAGCGGCACGCCTTCGCCGATCGCGCGGCGGCCGACCGCCACATTGCCGCGACCCTGCGGCGGCGCGGCACGGCCGAAACCCGGATCGGGGTACCTTACGAGCCGGTGCCTACCGAGGTTTGA